A genomic segment from Brevundimonas mediterranea encodes:
- the copD gene encoding copper homeostasis membrane protein CopD produces MLDVLVILLRLAQYGGAVVLLGTPLFLLYGLRGSDAVALGWTRSLLVSAAAVVAIGSAAAFAAQTAVMAGSLTEGLKPATLGFMLTGTSLGPAFLVRTLAALLALLALIQDKPSRGLWKFVAVAGLIVGASFAWTGHGAATEGAGRYVHLTAAILHSWAAAVWLGALAALLILTLRRRSETVDGDRILYRALHGFAGVGSASVAVLVLSGLVNSWFMVGPDRIAGLLSTPYGLLLTGKLVLFALMLVLAAANRFYLTPHLGSALDDPEYLGPAISRLKRSLVMETLLALGLLALVSIMGTLAPVSAMEMAM; encoded by the coding sequence GTGCTCGACGTTCTGGTCATCCTGCTCCGGCTCGCGCAGTACGGCGGCGCGGTCGTCCTGCTCGGGACGCCGCTGTTCCTCCTCTACGGGTTGCGCGGGTCGGACGCGGTGGCCCTCGGCTGGACGAGATCCTTGCTGGTCAGCGCGGCGGCCGTGGTCGCCATAGGCTCCGCCGCCGCCTTCGCGGCCCAGACCGCTGTGATGGCGGGCTCGCTGACTGAAGGTCTCAAGCCGGCGACGCTCGGCTTCATGCTCACGGGCACGAGCCTCGGACCCGCCTTTCTCGTCCGGACGCTGGCCGCGTTGCTCGCGCTTCTTGCGCTCATTCAAGACAAGCCGTCCCGCGGCCTGTGGAAATTCGTCGCTGTCGCCGGTCTTATCGTCGGCGCCAGCTTCGCCTGGACGGGACACGGCGCGGCCACCGAAGGCGCGGGGCGCTATGTTCATCTGACGGCCGCGATCCTGCACAGCTGGGCGGCGGCGGTGTGGCTCGGCGCGCTCGCGGCCTTGCTGATCCTGACGTTGCGGCGGCGGTCAGAAACGGTCGATGGCGATAGGATCCTCTATCGAGCCCTTCACGGATTCGCCGGCGTCGGATCCGCATCGGTCGCCGTCCTGGTTCTGAGCGGATTGGTGAACAGCTGGTTCATGGTCGGACCCGATCGTATCGCTGGCCTCTTGAGCACGCCCTACGGTCTGCTGTTGACGGGCAAGCTCGTGCTCTTCGCGCTCATGCTGGTTCTGGCGGCCGCGAACCGCTTTTATCTGACGCCCCACCTCGGCAGCGCCCTGGACGATCCCGAGTATCTTGGCCCCGCCATTTCACGGCTGAAACGCAGCTTGGTGATGGAGACCCTCCTCGCCCTGGGGCTGCTGGCCCTGGTGTCCATCATGGGAACCCTGGCTCCGGTCTCGGCCATGGAAATGGCGATGTAG
- a CDS encoding YybH family protein yields MMFRSALAGSAVAALLATSGQAQAQSQAPARSHAPGSAHTPGSAHAPGDAQSADEAQVRAVVTAYKDAIERMDVSQTPALFWTDSEIFENGGVEGSFAYYLEHHLGPEFADLAGFDFRNHEMKVEVDGDTAFVSETYTFHITFKYGARAPIERRGAATSVLRKRGDEWRFDVYHSSARPFRPAA; encoded by the coding sequence ATGATGTTCCGTTCAGCACTCGCCGGATCGGCGGTCGCCGCCCTCCTCGCGACCTCCGGCCAAGCGCAAGCTCAATCACAGGCGCCGGCCCGCTCCCACGCCCCCGGCTCGGCCCATACGCCAGGCTCGGCGCACGCCCCCGGCGATGCGCAATCCGCTGACGAGGCCCAGGTCCGAGCGGTCGTCACCGCCTACAAGGACGCCATCGAGCGGATGGACGTGTCGCAGACGCCGGCCCTGTTCTGGACCGACTCGGAGATCTTCGAGAACGGCGGCGTGGAGGGATCGTTCGCCTATTATCTGGAGCACCATCTCGGGCCCGAATTCGCCGATCTGGCCGGCTTCGACTTCCGCAACCACGAAATGAAAGTCGAGGTTGACGGCGACACCGCCTTCGTGAGCGAGACCTACACCTTCCACATCACCTTCAAGTACGGAGCCCGGGCCCCCATAGAGCGCCGCGGCGCCGCCACGAGCGTCCTGCGCAAGCGGGGTGACGAGTGGAGGTTCGACGTCTATCACTCCTCGGCCCGGCCCTTCCGCCCCGCCGCCTGA
- a CDS encoding efflux RND transporter periplasmic adaptor subunit, with protein MNALRNKRLGIAMGALLLVGVGVGAGIVVAPRLDGAGGETAEGGGEREILYWYDPMVPNERYPGPGKSSMNMETIPKYADEGGTTATPGVRIDPALAQNLGVRYATARRGDLEGDLSATAVVDYNERDIAVVQSRADGFVQRVYNRAPGDVIAAGAPLVDLLIPTWGGAQTEYLAVRRTGNTPLIQAARQRLVLMGMSESLIASVERSGRARNTITISTPTGGVIKTLGVRAGMSVTQGMTLAEINGLATVWVNAAIPEALGSRLRVGQSVEVALTAFPGERFTGRLTALLPELVGDSRTVTGRIEMANRGGRLRPGMFGRITFGGGSTTALLVPTEAVIRTGERDIVMLARPEGRYQPAEVRVGREAGGQTEILAGLREGERIVASGQFLIDSEASLSGVTARPIGPTSRPATAAPTGASMAAPASRGRSSQ; from the coding sequence ATGAACGCCCTTCGCAACAAACGCCTGGGCATCGCCATGGGCGCGCTTCTTTTGGTCGGGGTCGGCGTCGGGGCCGGCATCGTCGTCGCTCCGCGGCTGGATGGGGCCGGCGGTGAGACCGCCGAGGGGGGAGGGGAGCGCGAGATCCTCTATTGGTACGATCCCATGGTTCCAAACGAACGCTACCCGGGGCCGGGGAAGTCGTCCATGAACATGGAGACCATCCCCAAATATGCCGATGAGGGGGGAACGACCGCCACCCCCGGCGTTCGAATCGATCCGGCGCTGGCCCAGAATTTGGGGGTCCGGTATGCCACGGCTCGCCGTGGCGACCTTGAGGGCGATCTGAGCGCCACGGCGGTGGTCGATTACAATGAACGCGACATCGCCGTGGTCCAGTCGCGGGCCGACGGCTTCGTGCAGCGAGTCTACAACCGCGCGCCGGGCGATGTCATCGCTGCGGGCGCGCCTCTGGTCGATTTGCTCATCCCGACCTGGGGCGGCGCCCAGACGGAATATCTGGCCGTACGGCGCACCGGCAACACGCCCCTGATCCAGGCGGCGCGGCAGCGACTGGTGCTGATGGGCATGTCCGAGAGCCTGATCGCCTCGGTGGAGCGCAGCGGGCGGGCGCGAAACACGATCACGATCTCAACGCCCACTGGCGGCGTGATCAAGACCCTGGGCGTGCGCGCCGGCATGAGCGTGACCCAAGGCATGACCTTGGCCGAGATCAACGGCCTGGCCACCGTCTGGGTCAATGCCGCCATCCCGGAGGCGCTGGGGAGCCGGCTAAGGGTCGGACAGTCCGTCGAGGTGGCTTTGACCGCGTTCCCGGGAGAGCGGTTCACGGGTCGTCTGACCGCCCTGTTGCCGGAACTCGTCGGCGACAGCCGCACGGTCACGGGACGGATCGAAATGGCCAATCGCGGGGGCCGTTTGCGCCCCGGCATGTTCGGCCGGATCACCTTCGGCGGCGGTTCGACGACGGCGTTGCTCGTGCCGACCGAGGCGGTGATCCGAACGGGTGAACGGGACATTGTCATGCTCGCCCGGCCGGAAGGCCGGTATCAACCGGCCGAGGTCCGTGTCGGGCGAGAAGCCGGGGGGCAAACCGAGATCCTCGCCGGTCTCAGGGAAGGCGAACGGATCGTCGCGTCGGGGCAGTTCCTGATCGATTCCGAAGCCAGCCTGTCAGGCGTAACGGCGCGGCCGATCGGCCCGACGTCCCGGCCCGCCACCGCCGCCCCAACGGGCGCATCCATGGCCGCGCCCGCCTCGCGCGGGAGGTCGAGCCAATGA
- a CDS encoding efflux RND transporter permease subunit yields the protein MIAAVIRASVKGRFLVLMAAVALLAAGLFAVRSTPVDALPDLSDVQVIIRTSYPGQAPQIVENQVTYPLATTMLSVPGARTVRGYSFFGDSFVYVLFEDGTDLYWARSRVLEYLSQVQARLPATAQPALGPDATGVGWVYEYALVDRTGRNDLAQLRSLQDWFLRYELKTVPGVAEVASLGGMVRQYQVVLDPVRLASYGVTHQAVVDALQRANGETGGSVLQLAEAEYMIRANGYLTELDDFRAVPLRTAAGGVPISLGDVATIQIGPEMRRGIAELNGEGEVAGGVVILRSGANARATIAAVTEKLETLKAGLPPGVEVVTTYDRSQLIDRAIDNLSGKLIEEFIVVALVCGLFLWHARSALVAILTLPLGVLAAFLIMNLQGVNANIMSLGGIAIAIGAMVDAAVVMIENAHKHIERWEHDHPDEKLAGEDRWKVITEAAVEVGPALFLSLLIITLSFIPVFSLQAQEGRLFAPLAFTKSYAMAAAAILSITLVPVLMGYLIRGRIPAEQSNPINRWLTRIYRGPLDWVLHHPRKTLVAALLIFATTAWPLSQLGGEFMPAMDEGDLLYMPSAQPGLSPAKAAELLQQTDRMIRTVPEVATVFGKAGRAETATDPAPLEMFETTIQFKPRDEWRPGMTPEKLIEELDRAVQVPGLSNVWVPPIRNRIDMLATGIKSPVGVKVSGSDLAAMDRIAAQVADVARTVPGVTSALAERLTGGRYVDIDIDRRAAARYGLNIADVQSIVSGAVGGETIGQTVEGLARYPISVRYPRELRDSLEQLRALPILTPSGQQITLGTVADLQIADGPPMLKSENGRLTTWVYVDVRGRDLASVVADLRRTVAAEVDLAPGVSIAYSGQFEYLERAAERLKIVVPATLVIIFILLYLTFGRFDEALLIMGTLPFALTGGFWLLYLMGFDQSVATGVGFIALAGLSAEFGVVMLIYLKHALKDRGPDPDQGQVEEAVREGALLRVRPKAMTVAVILGGLFPILIGHGAGSEIMTRIAAPVIGGMITAPLLSMLVIPAGYLLLRRRKSRPTPTPTQGATL from the coding sequence ATGATCGCCGCGGTCATTCGCGCCTCGGTCAAGGGGCGCTTCCTCGTCCTTATGGCCGCCGTCGCCCTGCTCGCCGCCGGCCTGTTCGCGGTTCGCAGCACGCCGGTCGACGCCTTGCCGGACCTGTCGGACGTGCAGGTCATCATTCGCACCAGCTACCCGGGGCAGGCGCCCCAGATCGTCGAGAACCAGGTCACCTATCCTCTGGCGACCACCATGCTGTCCGTACCCGGCGCGCGAACGGTTCGAGGCTATTCCTTCTTCGGCGACAGCTTCGTCTATGTGCTGTTCGAAGATGGGACGGACCTCTACTGGGCGCGTTCCCGGGTCCTCGAATACCTCAGCCAGGTGCAGGCGCGGCTTCCCGCGACCGCCCAACCGGCACTTGGTCCGGACGCCACCGGCGTAGGCTGGGTCTATGAATACGCCCTGGTCGATCGCACAGGCCGCAACGATCTGGCGCAATTGCGAAGCCTGCAGGATTGGTTCCTCCGCTACGAGCTGAAGACCGTGCCGGGGGTCGCCGAGGTCGCCAGCCTGGGCGGCATGGTGCGGCAATACCAGGTGGTGCTCGACCCCGTCAGGCTCGCGTCCTACGGCGTCACCCATCAGGCGGTGGTGGACGCTCTCCAGCGCGCCAACGGCGAGACGGGCGGCTCGGTGCTCCAGCTCGCCGAAGCCGAATACATGATCCGCGCCAACGGCTATCTGACCGAGCTCGACGACTTCCGGGCCGTGCCGCTCCGCACGGCGGCTGGAGGCGTGCCGATCAGCCTCGGGGATGTCGCGACCATCCAGATCGGCCCGGAGATGAGACGCGGCATAGCCGAGCTCAACGGCGAAGGCGAGGTCGCGGGCGGCGTCGTCATCCTTCGATCCGGCGCAAACGCCCGCGCCACGATCGCGGCCGTGACCGAGAAACTCGAGACGCTCAAAGCCGGACTGCCCCCGGGAGTCGAAGTGGTGACGACCTACGATCGCTCGCAGCTCATCGACCGGGCGATCGACAATCTGAGCGGCAAGCTGATCGAGGAGTTCATAGTCGTCGCCCTGGTCTGCGGCCTGTTCCTCTGGCACGCCCGGTCGGCGCTGGTCGCCATCCTGACCCTGCCGCTGGGCGTCCTGGCGGCCTTCCTGATCATGAATCTTCAGGGCGTGAACGCCAACATCATGTCGCTGGGCGGCATCGCCATCGCCATCGGCGCCATGGTGGATGCGGCGGTGGTCATGATCGAGAACGCCCACAAACACATCGAACGATGGGAACACGATCACCCGGATGAAAAGCTGGCGGGCGAAGATCGCTGGAAGGTCATCACCGAGGCGGCCGTGGAGGTCGGCCCCGCGCTGTTCCTGAGCCTGCTGATCATCACCCTGTCGTTCATCCCGGTGTTCAGCCTGCAGGCCCAGGAGGGCCGGCTGTTCGCGCCCCTAGCCTTTACCAAGAGCTATGCGATGGCGGCGGCGGCGATCCTGTCCATCACTCTCGTGCCGGTTCTGATGGGCTATCTGATCCGCGGACGGATCCCGGCCGAACAGAGCAATCCGATCAATCGCTGGCTCACGCGCATCTATCGCGGGCCATTGGACTGGGTGCTGCATCATCCCAGAAAGACCTTGGTGGCAGCCTTGCTGATCTTCGCCACCACCGCCTGGCCTCTTAGCCAGCTCGGCGGCGAATTCATGCCGGCGATGGACGAGGGCGACCTGCTGTATATGCCTTCGGCCCAGCCGGGTCTCTCCCCGGCCAAGGCCGCGGAACTGCTGCAACAGACGGACCGGATGATCCGCACCGTGCCCGAAGTGGCGACCGTGTTCGGCAAGGCGGGCCGGGCGGAAACCGCCACGGATCCGGCTCCGCTGGAGATGTTCGAGACCACCATCCAGTTCAAGCCGCGCGATGAATGGCGGCCGGGCATGACCCCGGAAAAACTGATCGAAGAACTCGATCGCGCGGTTCAGGTCCCCGGACTGTCCAACGTCTGGGTCCCTCCCATCCGAAATCGCATCGACATGCTGGCGACGGGCATCAAGAGCCCCGTCGGCGTCAAGGTGTCCGGCTCTGACCTGGCCGCGATGGACCGTATCGCGGCCCAGGTGGCCGATGTCGCCAGGACCGTACCGGGCGTGACCTCCGCCTTGGCCGAACGCCTGACCGGCGGGCGTTATGTCGACATCGACATCGACCGGCGCGCGGCGGCCCGCTACGGCCTGAACATCGCCGATGTCCAATCGATCGTATCGGGCGCCGTGGGCGGCGAGACGATCGGACAGACGGTGGAGGGGCTCGCCCGCTATCCGATCAGCGTCCGTTACCCGAGAGAATTGCGCGACAGTCTGGAACAACTGCGCGCCTTGCCGATCCTGACGCCGTCGGGCCAGCAGATCACCCTTGGCACGGTCGCCGATCTCCAGATCGCGGACGGCCCTCCGATGCTCAAATCCGAGAACGGCAGGCTGACCACCTGGGTCTATGTCGACGTTCGGGGGCGCGACCTCGCGTCTGTCGTCGCCGATCTACGCCGGACGGTCGCCGCCGAAGTGGATCTCGCGCCGGGCGTCAGCATCGCCTACTCTGGCCAGTTCGAATATCTGGAACGAGCAGCCGAGCGGCTCAAAATCGTGGTTCCAGCCACGCTCGTGATCATCTTCATCCTGCTCTACCTGACCTTCGGCCGCTTCGACGAAGCCCTGCTCATCATGGGCACCCTGCCGTTCGCCCTCACCGGTGGTTTCTGGCTGCTCTACCTGATGGGCTTCGACCAGTCGGTCGCGACCGGCGTGGGCTTCATCGCCCTTGCTGGCTTGTCGGCCGAGTTCGGCGTGGTGATGCTGATCTATCTCAAACATGCGCTGAAGGATCGAGGGCCCGACCCAGACCAGGGTCAGGTCGAAGAGGCCGTGCGCGAAGGCGCCCTTCTGCGGGTCCGACCCAAGGCCATGACGGTCGCCGTGATCCTTGGCGGCCTGTTCCCGATCCTGATCGGCCACGGGGCGGGGTCGGAAATCATGACCCGGATCGCCGCTCCGGTGATCGGCGGCATGATCACCGCGCCCCTCCTGTCGATGCTTGTCATCCCAGCCGGCTATCTCCTCCTGAGACGCCGGAAATCACGTCCAACCCCAACCCCCACCCAAGGAGCTACCCTATGA
- a CDS encoding type II restriction endonuclease: protein MSDRVRDLIEQWRRDPAATYQTWFLWDERLKNFRSIRRGIGQVVKEIEAGRFGVAYRGSSLETIVHSVAEQRQIFKGADHAFLWKPKLRIPDIYENPANQRAFGRLLHHCSCCSTATEILAGIRTIDQLRIKGLGPAVANLIYFLHPTHVSPFNTAIVNGYNAITGSKVKLGSWEHYLAMRQGILALNARYSDLLSNDLGAIAGFLFDVGSGRYPAPPLDDESLSASGWDARLAEARAEAVKFEKTALQQGETDRTHTEIQAWVRDLGRALGYRVWIASNDRGRQHEGARLSEGCLEQLPPSLANGPGAESIRLIDVLWLEGDADRVAAAFEVEHSTTIYSGVVRMLDLALSGELNISAGLFLVAPDSRENDVRAQLQRPAFSRIADLNVRYLPYGELERHRASIARFGTGLRALTEISHRVT, encoded by the coding sequence GTGTCAGATCGAGTTCGTGATCTTATTGAACAGTGGCGGCGCGACCCGGCTGCGACCTACCAGACCTGGTTCTTGTGGGACGAGCGTCTGAAGAATTTCCGCTCCATCCGTCGCGGCATCGGCCAGGTCGTCAAGGAGATCGAAGCAGGCCGGTTCGGCGTGGCCTATCGCGGGTCGTCGCTGGAGACGATCGTTCATTCGGTGGCCGAACAACGGCAGATCTTCAAGGGCGCGGACCATGCCTTCCTCTGGAAGCCCAAACTTCGCATCCCGGACATCTACGAAAACCCGGCCAATCAACGCGCTTTCGGCCGGCTCCTGCATCACTGCAGCTGTTGTTCGACAGCAACGGAAATTCTCGCGGGCATCCGCACGATCGACCAACTCCGAATCAAGGGACTCGGGCCTGCAGTGGCCAACCTGATCTATTTTCTCCATCCCACCCACGTTTCGCCGTTCAATACCGCGATCGTCAACGGCTACAACGCGATCACCGGATCAAAGGTCAAGCTCGGGAGCTGGGAGCACTACCTTGCGATGCGGCAAGGAATTTTGGCCCTCAACGCTCGCTACAGCGATCTTCTGTCCAACGATCTCGGGGCGATCGCGGGCTTCCTGTTCGACGTGGGCTCCGGCCGTTATCCCGCGCCGCCCCTGGACGACGAGAGTCTGTCCGCCAGCGGCTGGGACGCGCGGCTGGCCGAAGCGCGCGCCGAAGCGGTCAAGTTCGAGAAGACCGCGCTCCAGCAGGGCGAGACGGACCGGACCCACACAGAGATCCAGGCCTGGGTCCGTGATCTGGGTCGCGCGCTGGGCTACAGGGTCTGGATCGCGTCCAATGACCGCGGGCGCCAGCACGAGGGCGCACGCCTGAGCGAGGGCTGCCTAGAACAACTACCGCCGTCGCTGGCGAACGGTCCAGGCGCCGAGTCCATCCGGCTGATCGACGTACTCTGGCTGGAGGGAGACGCGGACCGCGTGGCGGCCGCCTTCGAGGTCGAGCATTCCACCACGATCTACTCCGGTGTCGTGCGAATGCTGGACCTCGCCCTGTCAGGCGAACTAAACATCTCCGCCGGCCTTTTCCTGGTCGCTCCCGACAGCCGCGAAAACGATGTGCGGGCGCAGTTGCAACGTCCGGCCTTCAGCCGGATCGCCGATCTCAATGTGCGCTATCTGCCCTACGGAGAACTGGAACGGCACCGGGCATCAATCGCCCGCTTCGGAACCGGTCTCAGGGCTCTGACCGAGATTTCGCACCGCGTGACCTGA
- a CDS encoding PepSY domain-containing protein, translating into MKVLKLSTQLHKWIALIVGLQVLFWVGGGLVMTAIPIETVRGEHRAVDLKPSPLELGALPALSEIARRAGVAPVQAELHTTPRGAAWTLKPASGEPVVVSAATGRPFGPMSAADASAFAKGAYKGEARVSGAVLLATAPEETGRTGPLWRVDFADREKTAFYLSPATGEVVTRRSGVWRIFDFFWRLHVMDWNDGEDFNHPLIIITTALTLSIVISGFILLWIRISRDLKMARAVRKREP; encoded by the coding sequence ATGAAGGTTCTCAAGCTCTCCACCCAGCTGCACAAATGGATTGCGCTCATCGTCGGCCTTCAGGTGCTGTTCTGGGTCGGCGGCGGTCTGGTGATGACGGCCATTCCGATCGAGACGGTGCGCGGCGAACATCGGGCGGTTGACCTCAAGCCGAGCCCGCTGGAGCTCGGCGCGCTTCCGGCACTGAGCGAGATCGCGCGCCGAGCGGGCGTCGCGCCTGTCCAGGCGGAGCTTCACACGACGCCGCGGGGGGCGGCCTGGACCTTGAAGCCGGCGTCGGGCGAGCCAGTCGTCGTGTCCGCCGCGACCGGCCGGCCGTTCGGACCGATGTCGGCCGCCGACGCCTCGGCCTTCGCCAAGGGCGCGTACAAGGGCGAGGCGCGGGTTTCCGGCGCGGTTCTTCTGGCGACGGCGCCCGAGGAGACGGGACGCACCGGACCGCTGTGGCGGGTAGACTTCGCCGACCGCGAAAAGACGGCCTTCTACCTGTCGCCAGCGACAGGCGAAGTGGTGACGCGCCGCTCGGGCGTGTGGCGGATCTTCGACTTCTTCTGGCGACTGCACGTCATGGACTGGAACGACGGCGAGGACTTCAATCACCCCCTGATCATCATCACTACCGCCTTGACCCTGAGCATTGTGATTTCGGGCTTCATCCTGCTGTGGATACGGATCTCCCGCGACCTGAAAATGGCGCGTGCGGTTCGCAAGCGGGAGCCATGA
- the copC gene encoding copper homeostasis periplasmic binding protein CopC, with translation MTTRKILSVVGAVGALLLGATQAAAHARVVASNPAASASIASPRSLTVTFSERVVPAFSGLEVVNAAGAKFPVATTVSDDGMTVSGRTARPLAAGAYSLNWHAASADGHRMTGAIAFTVR, from the coding sequence ATGACCACTCGCAAAATCCTTTCCGTCGTCGGCGCCGTCGGCGCCCTGCTGTTGGGGGCGACGCAGGCTGCCGCCCACGCGCGCGTCGTCGCCTCCAACCCGGCGGCGAGCGCGAGCATCGCCTCGCCGCGTTCGCTGACGGTCACCTTCAGCGAACGCGTCGTTCCCGCTTTCTCGGGCCTCGAGGTCGTGAACGCCGCCGGTGCCAAATTCCCGGTCGCGACCACCGTCTCCGATGACGGCATGACCGTTTCGGGACGGACGGCGCGACCGCTCGCGGCCGGCGCCTACAGCCTCAACTGGCATGCCGCCTCCGCCGACGGCCACCGTATGACCGGCGCCATCGCCTTCACGGTACGCTGA
- a CDS encoding DUF411 domain-containing protein, which yields MRSMPTLSRRAFLAAGAGSVAVAACAPGARSSTELAVYKTPTCACCTAWVDHMRAAGFKARVNELPSLRSIRSTQGVPEALASCHTAMIGGYVLEGHVPAEDVRKLLAERPEAVGLAVPAMPLGSPGMETPDGQREPYETLLILKGGGTRVFARHG from the coding sequence ATGAGATCGATGCCCACCCTTTCACGCCGTGCGTTTCTGGCCGCGGGGGCCGGCTCCGTCGCCGTCGCGGCCTGCGCTCCGGGCGCCCGTTCATCGACCGAGCTCGCGGTCTACAAGACCCCGACCTGCGCCTGTTGCACGGCCTGGGTGGATCACATGCGCGCCGCCGGCTTCAAGGCGCGGGTCAACGAACTCCCGAGCCTTCGCTCTATACGCAGCACCCAAGGCGTGCCCGAGGCGCTCGCCTCCTGCCACACGGCCATGATCGGCGGCTATGTCCTCGAGGGCCATGTGCCGGCCGAGGATGTCCGCAAGCTTCTGGCCGAACGTCCCGAGGCCGTGGGCCTCGCAGTGCCGGCGATGCCGCTGGGGTCTCCCGGCATGGAGACGCCAGACGGCCAACGTGAGCCCTATGAGACCCTGCTGATCCTCAAGGGCGGCGGTACGCGCGTCTTCGCGCGTCACGGCTAG
- a CDS encoding TolC family protein: MTIRLRTATRASACQPPRVRLPRVTTRRAEASAPTRCRELTASWAILPASVLLLSVWTAPAQADPQTFDEALARAAFSAPSLRASALGVDAARAAVPAAGLLPDPRLSVGLDGYPVTGPFAGQFDEDFTMLRIGVEQEVPSRARRRAERDIAEAAIGVAGAEESVARREVRVAVGLAWIDLFYAERRFAALEELLATLQPLWDAAPAGVASGAYRPANALGPVQLKADLDDRRSSLAADIEKARAELARWTGDADPETVGPPPQDDLDLTALRNGIAQLPTVRAYGAAARRAEAEVDLARAGRRPDWSFQASYARRDERFGDLFSVGASVRLPIFPGRRQDPVIAARAADALRVTAEREDAERVLTASLRSALAEYATAHDQWVRSRDVVLPSVLQRSDLETASYAAGRAGIVEVLEAFTAVANARLDTLDREAAVMRQVVEITLTYGNDDR, encoded by the coding sequence ATGACCATTCGTTTGAGGACGGCGACACGCGCGTCTGCTTGTCAGCCGCCCCGTGTCCGCCTGCCGCGCGTCACGACGCGGCGAGCCGAGGCTTCGGCGCCCACCCGGTGCCGTGAGCTAACCGCAAGCTGGGCGATCCTTCCCGCTTCCGTTCTGCTCCTGAGCGTCTGGACCGCGCCGGCCCAGGCTGACCCCCAGACGTTCGACGAGGCCCTGGCCCGCGCGGCGTTCAGCGCACCCAGTCTGCGCGCCAGCGCATTGGGTGTCGACGCCGCTCGTGCGGCCGTTCCGGCAGCGGGGCTTCTGCCGGACCCCCGGCTCTCCGTCGGTCTCGACGGATATCCGGTGACCGGGCCGTTCGCGGGGCAATTCGATGAAGACTTCACCATGCTCAGGATCGGCGTCGAGCAGGAGGTGCCCAGCCGCGCGCGTCGTCGCGCCGAGCGAGACATCGCCGAGGCGGCGATCGGCGTCGCCGGCGCTGAGGAGTCCGTCGCGCGACGAGAGGTCCGGGTCGCCGTGGGCCTTGCGTGGATCGACCTGTTCTATGCCGAACGCCGCTTTGCGGCGTTGGAAGAGCTGCTGGCGACGTTGCAACCCCTGTGGGACGCCGCCCCGGCCGGAGTCGCGTCCGGCGCCTATCGGCCCGCCAACGCTCTCGGGCCCGTTCAGCTCAAAGCCGATCTTGACGATCGCCGCAGCAGTCTCGCCGCCGACATCGAGAAGGCGCGAGCCGAACTCGCCCGGTGGACGGGCGACGCCGATCCCGAGACGGTTGGCCCGCCGCCGCAGGACGATCTCGACCTGACCGCCTTGCGGAACGGCATCGCCCAGCTGCCGACCGTGCGGGCCTATGGAGCCGCCGCGCGCCGCGCCGAAGCCGAGGTCGACCTGGCCCGCGCCGGACGTCGCCCGGACTGGTCGTTCCAAGCCAGCTACGCCCGCCGCGATGAGCGGTTCGGCGATCTGTTCTCCGTCGGAGCGAGCGTGCGGCTGCCGATCTTTCCCGGTCGAAGGCAGGATCCCGTCATCGCCGCGCGCGCCGCTGATGCGCTGCGGGTCACCGCCGAGCGTGAGGACGCTGAGCGCGTGTTGACCGCGTCGCTGCGAAGCGCCCTGGCCGAATACGCGACCGCTCACGATCAATGGGTCCGGTCGCGCGACGTCGTTCTGCCCAGTGTCCTTCAGCGTTCCGATCTCGAAACCGCGAGCTATGCGGCGGGTCGGGCGGGCATCGTTGAAGTTCTCGAAGCCTTCACCGCCGTGGCCAACGCCCGGCTCGACACGCTCGATCGCGAGGCCGCCGTGATGCGTCAAGTGGTCGAGATCACTCTCACCTATGGGAACGACGACCGATGA